In Chitinophaga sp. HK235, a single window of DNA contains:
- a CDS encoding DUF5522 domain-containing protein, with protein sequence MVFTEKYHLDRGYCCGNGCKHCPFAYENVPEPKKSLLLKRRSEEKDGQ encoded by the coding sequence ATGGTGTTTACCGAAAAGTATCATCTAGACCGCGGCTACTGTTGTGGCAACGGTTGTAAACATTGTCCATTTGCATATGAAAACGTACCCGAACCCAAAAAGTCCCTCCTCCTCAAACGACGCAGCGAAGAAAAAGACGGGCAGTGA